In one Chitinophaga sancti genomic region, the following are encoded:
- a CDS encoding hemolysin family protein produces MDTYTLPILAFLVLLAGFFAGLETAFANVNKLSIELKKKQGRATGKILASFNDNPSRFLATSLLGLTITIVIYGILFAGFFQPLWNKVLSPQESTSYQPLLLLMEVLLATLILLTFGFFLPRAIFRSRPEGLLSFFALPISVISKPLFVVGSLLVSVSEWILKYLFNVRIIETATSFPRVDVEHFIRQSQQHVTENQELNTELFENALSLAHVKIRGCLIPRKEIEALEINSPISKAQKKFVDTKLSKIIIYENTIDNILGYIHQLDMFKGPADIQAILHPILAVPETMSAIDLLGKFNKERKSIAWVVDEFGGTAGIVTIEDVLEEIFGEIKDEHDEEEFVDKQIAEKEYIFSGRLELDYLNEKYGFDFPEDESETLSGYIINHHETIPRQKERIIINDYEFEIINVTETRIEMIKMKVLG; encoded by the coding sequence ATGGATACATATACACTCCCGATACTGGCATTCCTGGTATTGCTGGCAGGTTTCTTCGCCGGGTTAGAAACGGCTTTTGCCAATGTGAACAAATTAAGCATTGAGCTCAAGAAGAAACAAGGACGCGCTACCGGAAAAATCCTGGCCAGTTTTAATGATAACCCCTCCCGTTTTCTGGCAACCAGCCTGTTGGGCCTTACGATCACTATTGTTATCTACGGCATTCTGTTCGCTGGTTTTTTTCAGCCCCTTTGGAACAAAGTGCTCTCCCCACAGGAAAGTACAAGCTACCAGCCCCTGTTATTATTGATGGAAGTCCTGCTGGCTACCCTCATCCTGCTCACATTCGGTTTCTTTCTGCCTCGTGCTATTTTCCGCTCCCGGCCCGAAGGACTGCTGAGTTTCTTTGCTTTGCCTATTTCAGTGATCTCAAAACCGCTGTTCGTAGTAGGTAGTCTGCTCGTGTCAGTATCCGAATGGATCCTGAAATATCTCTTCAACGTAAGAATTATAGAAACCGCTACTTCTTTTCCCCGTGTAGATGTGGAGCATTTTATACGCCAGTCGCAACAACATGTGACCGAGAACCAGGAGCTGAATACAGAATTGTTCGAAAATGCCCTGTCTCTGGCTCATGTAAAAATCCGTGGTTGCCTCATTCCCCGCAAGGAAATCGAAGCCCTGGAAATAAATAGCCCCATTTCAAAGGCACAAAAGAAATTCGTGGACACAAAACTGTCCAAAATAATCATCTACGAAAACACGATTGATAACATACTCGGTTATATTCATCAGCTGGATATGTTCAAAGGTCCTGCGGATATACAGGCGATCCTGCACCCAATCCTGGCCGTGCCGGAGACAATGAGTGCCATCGACCTGCTGGGCAAGTTCAATAAGGAACGTAAAAGCATTGCATGGGTTGTAGATGAATTTGGAGGAACCGCAGGTATCGTCACTATCGAAGACGTACTCGAGGAAATATTCGGAGAAATCAAAGACGAACATGATGAGGAGGAATTTGTAGACAAGCAGATCGCAGAAAAAGAATACATTTTCTCGGGCCGGCTGGAGCTGGATTACCTTAATGAGAAGTATGGCTTTGATTTCCCGGAGGATGAAAGTGAAACGCTTTCCGGTTATATCATCAATCATCACGAAACGATTCCCCGTCAAAAAGAGCGCATCATTATCAATGATTATGAGTTCGAAATTATAAATGTAACCGAGACACGTATCGAAATGATTAAAATGAAGGTACTCGGTTAA
- a CDS encoding tryptophan 2,3-dioxygenase family protein, whose protein sequence is MVTTEIADKIKRLEEKYAAMGQDLSSYLDGLLYADYLTYWDYIQLDVLLNLQHPRTPIPDENIFIIYHQITELYFKLTLQAIEQISFAPELTVTGFKTQLKRINNYFRNLINSFEIMVDGMDKDQFLQFRMALLPASGFQSGQFRKIEICSTELVNLVYQPQRPALMGAELDKILDQIYWRSGATELSTGKKTLTLRQFELKYMSEFLQLADRYKDNNIQAQYRKLSPADQQELMPALKEYDTNINVRWPLMHYKSAVRYLNRKPEDIAATGGTNWQKYLPPRNKRIVFFPELWTEEELDNWGKEL, encoded by the coding sequence ATGGTTACAACAGAAATCGCCGACAAGATCAAGCGTCTTGAAGAGAAGTATGCTGCTATGGGCCAGGACCTGTCTTCCTATCTGGATGGGCTGCTCTATGCCGACTATCTGACCTATTGGGATTATATCCAGCTGGACGTGTTGCTCAACCTCCAGCATCCCCGTACCCCCATTCCGGACGAGAACATCTTTATTATTTATCACCAGATCACTGAACTCTATTTCAAACTCACCCTCCAGGCTATTGAGCAAATCAGCTTTGCACCCGAACTGACAGTAACAGGCTTCAAAACCCAGCTCAAAAGGATCAATAATTACTTCCGTAATCTGATCAACTCTTTTGAGATCATGGTAGATGGTATGGACAAAGATCAGTTCCTGCAATTTCGTATGGCGCTGTTGCCGGCTTCCGGCTTTCAGAGCGGGCAATTCAGGAAAATAGAGATCTGCTCTACGGAATTAGTGAACCTGGTATACCAGCCGCAGCGCCCGGCGCTCATGGGGGCTGAACTGGATAAGATATTGGATCAGATCTACTGGAGAAGTGGGGCTACTGAATTGTCTACAGGTAAGAAAACCCTTACTCTCAGGCAGTTTGAACTAAAATACATGAGTGAATTCCTGCAACTGGCCGACCGCTATAAGGATAATAATATACAGGCGCAGTACAGGAAATTATCCCCTGCCGACCAGCAGGAGCTCATGCCAGCCCTGAAAGAGTATGATACTAATATTAATGTACGCTGGCCACTGATGCACTATAAATCTGCTGTGCGCTACCTGAACCGTAAGCCGGAAGATATAGCGGCTACAGGTGGTACCAACTGGCAGAAATACCTGCCTCCCCGTAATAAAAGAATTGTTTTCTTCCCTGAATTATGGACAGAAGAAGAACTGGATAACTGGGGGAAAGAATTATAA
- a CDS encoding Lrp/AsnC ligand binding domain-containing protein: protein MSHNLNIDKLDLQIISEMMHNAEISYADLGKKLFVSGGTIHVRMKKLQELGIVKGTKLHVDLKMIGYDVIAFIGIYLEKSSMYDTVAKELRKIPEMVRLNYTTGSYSMFAEIICKDITQLRRILHDELQKIKGIERTETLISLEESFYRTINVVE from the coding sequence ATGAGCCACAATTTGAATATTGACAAACTCGATTTGCAGATCATCAGTGAAATGATGCATAATGCAGAAATCTCCTACGCTGACCTCGGGAAGAAGCTTTTCGTTTCCGGTGGCACGATCCACGTTAGAATGAAGAAATTACAAGAACTGGGTATCGTTAAAGGTACAAAATTACATGTAGATTTAAAAATGATCGGCTATGATGTAATTGCCTTTATCGGTATTTACCTTGAAAAGAGCTCCATGTACGACACTGTGGCCAAAGAACTGCGTAAGATACCCGAGATGGTACGTCTAAACTATACGACTGGTAGCTATAGCATGTTTGCAGAGATTATCTGTAAAGACATTACACAACTTCGCCGCATACTCCATGATGAATTGCAGAAGATCAAAGGCATAGAACGCACCGAAACACTGATATCTCTGGAAGAGAGCTTTTACAGAACCATCAACGTTGTGGAATAG
- a CDS encoding 4a-hydroxytetrahydrobiopterin dehydratase, translated as MWQEKDNQLYRAFTFKDFKEAFSFMTKVALIAEKMDHHPNWNNVYNKVEIYLSTHDAGNAITDKDHALAKAIDGCL; from the coding sequence ATGTGGCAGGAGAAAGACAATCAATTATATCGTGCCTTTACATTTAAAGACTTTAAAGAAGCATTTTCATTTATGACCAAAGTGGCACTGATAGCGGAAAAAATGGATCATCACCCTAATTGGAACAATGTCTATAATAAGGTGGAGATTTACCTGAGCACGCATGACGCCGGGAACGCTATCACCGACAAGGACCATGCACTGGCGAAAGCTATAGATGGTTGCCTATAA
- a CDS encoding DUF5522 domain-containing protein → MQPQLKEGIDFYYNDDGYVVLTAAFLLNRGYCCGNGCRHCPYDYKKVPEPRRTDLLAARKLNNNEKG, encoded by the coding sequence ATGCAGCCCCAGCTGAAGGAGGGAATTGATTTTTATTATAATGACGACGGCTACGTAGTACTCACCGCTGCTTTTCTCCTGAATAGGGGGTATTGCTGTGGGAATGGTTGCAGGCACTGTCCATACGATTACAAAAAAGTTCCGGAACCCCGCAGAACCGATCTACTTGCTGCCCGGAAGTTAAATAATAATGAAAAAGGCTGA
- the rpiB gene encoding ribose 5-phosphate isomerase B encodes MSQQTTFNLSLPIAIGSDHAGFDYKEEIISYLEAKGLQVKDVGAFSSESADYPDFAHPVATLVEREQAAFGILVCGSGNGVAITANKHQGIRAAICWGEELARLARCHNNANVLCVPARFVDDAVTKQMVDVFINTTFEGGRHENRVRKIACL; translated from the coding sequence ATGTCACAACAAACAACATTCAATTTGTCATTGCCCATTGCTATAGGGTCTGATCACGCTGGCTTCGACTATAAGGAGGAGATCATTTCTTACCTGGAAGCAAAAGGTCTGCAGGTAAAGGATGTAGGCGCATTCTCAAGTGAATCTGCCGATTATCCTGATTTCGCTCATCCGGTAGCAACACTGGTAGAAAGAGAGCAAGCCGCGTTTGGTATACTTGTATGTGGTAGTGGAAATGGCGTAGCAATTACTGCTAATAAACATCAGGGTATCCGTGCAGCTATCTGCTGGGGCGAAGAACTTGCCCGCCTGGCCCGCTGTCATAACAATGCGAATGTATTGTGCGTACCTGCCCGCTTTGTAGATGATGCAGTCACGAAGCAAATGGTGGATGTGTTCATTAATACCACATTTGAAGGTGGCAGACACGAAAACAGAGTGAGAAAAATCGCCTGCTTATAA
- a CDS encoding DUF4290 domain-containing protein has translation MEYNTTRNHLIMKEYGRNIQKMIEYVLSIQDPDHRQANAMALIELMGTLNPHLRNVEDFRHKLWDHLFLISDFRLDVESPYPIPTRETLKARPERLPYPKKYPRNRHFGKNLEMVIDKAIAEDNPEKKDGFTQCIGNYMKLAYSNWHKESVHDDAIKAELTGITNGQLEFHPGFNTAAHASAVIAATSPNFNTNAEFVRTSSLNNGSSNKKRNFQQQNNFKGGKTKNNNNNKNQKYKNRNK, from the coding sequence ATGGAATACAATACCACCCGTAACCATTTGATTATGAAGGAGTATGGACGGAACATCCAAAAGATGATCGAGTACGTCCTGAGCATACAAGACCCAGATCACCGCCAGGCCAATGCAATGGCGCTTATTGAACTTATGGGCACGCTCAATCCCCACCTCCGCAATGTAGAAGACTTCCGGCACAAGTTATGGGATCACCTGTTTCTCATCTCCGATTTCAGATTAGATGTAGAATCACCTTACCCCATTCCAACGCGTGAAACCCTGAAAGCAAGACCAGAACGACTGCCTTATCCTAAAAAGTATCCCCGCAACCGTCACTTCGGTAAAAACCTGGAAATGGTGATAGATAAAGCCATTGCAGAAGATAATCCTGAAAAGAAGGACGGGTTTACACAATGTATTGGCAATTACATGAAACTGGCCTATAGCAACTGGCATAAGGAAAGTGTTCATGACGATGCTATCAAGGCAGAACTTACCGGTATTACTAACGGTCAGCTGGAGTTTCATCCTGGTTTCAATACTGCCGCTCATGCCAGCGCAGTGATTGCTGCAACAAGTCCAAACTTTAACACCAATGCTGAATTTGTACGCACATCCAGCCTTAATAATGGTAGCAGCAACAAAAAACGCAATTTCCAGCAGCAGAATAACTTCAAAGGCGGAAAAACTAAAAACAATAACAACAACAAGAACCAAAAATATAAAAACAGGAACAAGTGA
- a CDS encoding RNA polymerase sigma factor, whose amino-acid sequence MSSTEFNALLLGNADFLRPYAVTLTKDAESAKDLYQETLFRALANRDKYLAGTNIRAWLYTIMRNIFINNYRRGNRQFRLLDNSAGEFLMHQQIPTIGNAAETNLRIKDVHSAVYNLPVIFKQPFMLYFEGYKYYEIAAMLNEPLGTVKSRIHFARKMLKSRIVRF is encoded by the coding sequence ATGTCATCGACAGAATTTAACGCACTTTTACTCGGAAATGCCGATTTCCTGAGACCGTATGCTGTTACCCTCACTAAGGATGCCGAATCAGCAAAAGACCTTTACCAGGAAACACTTTTCCGTGCGCTCGCCAATCGCGATAAATACCTTGCAGGTACCAATATCCGCGCCTGGCTCTACACCATCATGCGCAACATCTTTATCAACAATTATCGCAGGGGCAACAGGCAGTTCCGTCTGCTCGACAATTCCGCCGGCGAGTTCCTTATGCACCAGCAGATTCCTACAATCGGAAATGCTGCGGAAACTAATCTGCGCATCAAGGATGTACATTCAGCAGTTTACAACCTCCCCGTAATATTCAAGCAACCCTTCATGCTCTATTTTGAAGGTTATAAATATTACGAGATCGCAGCCATGCTGAATGAACCACTGGGAACAGTGAAAAGCCGTATCCACTTCGCCAGAAAAATGCTGAAGTCAAGAATCGTACGCTTCTAA
- the gmk gene encoding guanylate kinase, which yields MANKIIIITAPSGAGKTSIVKQMLKDMPQLEFSISATTREARENEVDGKDYYFLTKEDFHEKIEAQAFAEVEMVYAGKYYGTLKSELERIWANERVPMVDIDVKGALSIKEHYGDGALTIFIQPPSMEALRKRLSERGTETQASLDERLGKAKYELSFSKQFDEIVINDTLEIAQAEVKALIDTFLK from the coding sequence ATGGCTAATAAGATTATTATCATCACTGCCCCATCAGGTGCAGGTAAGACTTCTATCGTGAAGCAAATGCTGAAAGATATGCCACAGCTGGAATTCTCCATTTCTGCTACTACCCGGGAGGCAAGAGAGAATGAAGTAGATGGCAAAGACTATTATTTTCTGACAAAGGAGGACTTTCATGAGAAGATAGAGGCTCAGGCATTTGCAGAGGTTGAAATGGTATATGCAGGTAAGTATTATGGCACATTGAAGTCTGAATTAGAGCGGATCTGGGCTAATGAAAGAGTGCCGATGGTAGACATTGATGTGAAGGGTGCCCTCTCTATAAAAGAACATTACGGAGATGGGGCACTTACGATCTTTATTCAGCCGCCTTCAATGGAAGCGCTTAGGAAGCGTCTCAGCGAACGTGGAACTGAAACCCAGGCATCTTTGGATGAAAGATTGGGAAAGGCTAAATATGAGTTATCTTTCTCTAAGCAATTTGATGAAATTGTGATCAATGATACCTTGGAGATTGCCCAGGCAGAAGTAAAGGCATTGATAGATACCTTTTTAAAATAA
- a CDS encoding IPExxxVDY family protein has translation MSVLKLKLDQDQLVEDFFGSTQLIGIVSSARDYQVCWQVNRDLHYDFRVNNSLEINLTKNQRSFFFSVFEFEEPTKSAAHYFYNNHCQAEFLLPELKNVDYLWLIKGDYYQLQDVKKLIGQLRHVEPIQLVSLLDIRKLENKMNLIF, from the coding sequence ATGTCAGTACTCAAACTAAAACTGGATCAGGACCAATTAGTGGAAGACTTCTTTGGGTCGACTCAGTTAATTGGTATCGTGTCTTCTGCACGGGATTATCAGGTGTGCTGGCAGGTAAATCGGGATCTGCACTATGATTTCAGGGTGAATAACTCCCTCGAAATCAACCTGACCAAAAACCAGCGGTCGTTTTTCTTCAGCGTTTTTGAATTTGAAGAGCCGACCAAATCAGCAGCTCATTATTTTTACAATAATCACTGCCAGGCAGAATTCCTGCTCCCCGAGCTGAAAAATGTAGATTATCTCTGGCTGATTAAAGGAGATTACTACCAGCTGCAGGATGTAAAAAAATTAATCGGGCAATTACGTCATGTAGAGCCCATACAATTAGTATCTTTATTGGATATTAGAAAGCTCGAAAACAAGATGAACCTCATCTTTTAA
- the murA gene encoding UDP-N-acetylglucosamine 1-carboxyvinyltransferase encodes MSSAFEVRGGNRLKGEIVPQGAKNEALQIVSAVLLTPEKVTISNIPDILDVNLLIELLGDMGVKINRISRDTCEFQADQINLPYLESAEFKKKSGRLRGSVMIAGPLLARFGKAYIPKPGGDKIGRRRLDTHIIGFEKLGAQFVYDNDDNYFRLEAGDGGLKGTYMLLDEPSVTGTANIVMAAVLAHGTTTIYNAACEPYLQQLSKMLNSMGAKISGVGSNLLTIEGVTSLNGCSHRMLPDMIEIGSFIGLAAMTQSEITIKGAGVQHLGIIPEKFRQLGIQLEIKGDDIYIPAQDKYEIQTFLDGSILTMSDHPWPGFTPDLLSIVLVVATQASGSVMIHQKMFESRLFFVDKLIDMGAQIVLCDPHRAVVIGLGRQHKLRGITMSSPDIRAGVSLLIAALSAEGKSVIQNIEQIDRGYQYIDERLRKLGADIKRV; translated from the coding sequence GTGAGTAGTGCTTTTGAAGTAAGAGGTGGCAACCGTCTTAAAGGGGAAATTGTACCCCAGGGTGCCAAAAACGAAGCTTTACAGATTGTCAGTGCTGTTTTACTAACTCCCGAAAAAGTGACCATCAGCAATATCCCGGACATCCTGGATGTAAACCTGCTGATAGAATTGTTGGGTGATATGGGAGTGAAGATTAACAGGATCAGCCGTGACACCTGCGAATTCCAGGCCGATCAGATCAACCTTCCTTATCTGGAGAGTGCAGAATTTAAAAAGAAATCAGGCCGGCTGAGAGGTTCTGTCATGATAGCTGGTCCATTACTGGCCCGCTTTGGCAAAGCCTACATCCCTAAACCCGGAGGTGATAAAATAGGTCGCCGCCGTCTCGATACCCACATCATCGGGTTTGAGAAACTGGGTGCTCAGTTCGTATATGATAATGACGATAATTACTTCAGACTCGAAGCCGGCGATGGTGGACTAAAAGGTACATACATGCTGCTGGATGAGCCTTCAGTAACGGGTACCGCCAATATTGTAATGGCTGCTGTCCTGGCACATGGTACTACTACTATTTATAATGCTGCCTGCGAACCTTACCTGCAACAGCTGTCCAAAATGCTGAACAGCATGGGCGCTAAGATCAGTGGGGTAGGATCGAACCTCCTTACGATCGAAGGTGTAACCTCCCTGAATGGTTGTAGCCATCGTATGCTGCCTGATATGATTGAGATCGGTTCCTTTATCGGTCTGGCTGCTATGACGCAGAGTGAAATTACTATCAAGGGAGCCGGTGTGCAGCACCTGGGTATCATTCCTGAAAAGTTCCGCCAGCTGGGGATCCAACTGGAGATCAAGGGTGATGATATTTACATCCCTGCCCAGGATAAATATGAAATCCAGACATTCCTGGATGGATCTATTCTTACAATGTCTGACCATCCATGGCCTGGCTTTACGCCGGACCTCCTGAGTATCGTACTCGTGGTAGCCACCCAGGCATCAGGTAGTGTGATGATCCACCAAAAAATGTTCGAAAGCCGTTTGTTCTTCGTGGACAAACTGATCGATATGGGTGCGCAGATCGTATTGTGCGATCCTCACCGTGCAGTGGTAATTGGCCTGGGCCGTCAGCACAAACTGAGAGGTATTACCATGTCATCACCTGATATCAGGGCGGGTGTATCACTGCTGATTGCTGCACTGAGTGCAGAAGGTAAGAGTGTGATCCAGAATATTGAGCAGATCGACCGTGGCTACCAGTACATCGATGAGCGCCTGCGCAAGCTGGGTGCAGATATCAAGAGAGTATAA
- the trmB gene encoding tRNA (guanosine(46)-N7)-methyltransferase TrmB, whose translation MGQKKLQRFAEIETFPNVLIYPEGMPGKWQSFYKNINPLTLELACGKGDYTIGLARRFPERNFLGVDLKGNRIWRGAKTAIDENINNAAFLRTQIDKLNNYFAPGEISEVWITFPDPFLRQSKSKKRLTHPKFLQLYQPLLAPGGTINLKTDSPELYAFTQEVIEHSGCTLVEDIPDIYALPEVPALLQIKTFYEKMHLEDGRTIRYLKFRLPEQPMDWKSIKLPSDAAPAEGGN comes from the coding sequence ATGGGCCAAAAAAAATTACAACGTTTCGCAGAAATTGAGACATTTCCGAATGTGCTGATCTACCCGGAAGGTATGCCGGGCAAATGGCAGTCATTCTATAAGAATATCAACCCGCTTACACTGGAACTTGCCTGTGGTAAGGGAGATTATACTATTGGACTCGCCAGGCGCTTCCCCGAAAGGAACTTCCTGGGTGTAGACCTGAAAGGTAACCGCATCTGGAGAGGAGCTAAAACCGCCATTGACGAAAACATCAATAACGCAGCCTTTCTCCGTACCCAGATCGATAAGCTTAATAACTATTTCGCCCCCGGCGAAATCAGTGAAGTATGGATCACCTTCCCCGATCCATTCCTGCGTCAGTCCAAATCCAAGAAAAGACTGACCCATCCTAAGTTCTTACAATTATATCAACCACTTTTGGCACCAGGCGGTACGATCAACCTGAAAACCGATTCTCCTGAACTTTACGCCTTTACCCAGGAAGTGATTGAACATAGTGGCTGTACTTTGGTGGAAGATATTCCCGATATTTATGCTTTACCGGAAGTACCTGCCCTTTTACAGATCAAGACATTTTATGAAAAAATGCACCTGGAAGATGGCAGAACAATCCGCTATCTTAAATTCAGATTGCCGGAACAACCAATGGACTGGAAGTCTATAAAATTACCATCGGATGCAGCCCCAGCTGAAGGAGGGAATTGA
- the tatC gene encoding twin-arginine translocase subunit TatC encodes MFKRIFANNNEKAEMTFFDHLEELRGHLFRAAVAIVVFGIIGWVYTNEILDKIVFGPTNRDFPSYIALCKISHATGLGDKLCIVPVDIVFQNHVLTGQIMLQFKLAFMVGLVLGFPYIFWEFWRFVKPALKEREVRGARGIIFWVSFQFFLGICFSYFLMAPFTINFLAGYTVTTKAVNQFFIDDYFDLMTQIVIGMGVLFELPVLIFFLTKIGLITPTFLRTYRRHAIVIILVLAAVITPPDVIDQLIVFTPLYLLYEISIYISVRALKNMEDKEKEPEIEEWS; translated from the coding sequence ATGTTCAAAAGAATTTTTGCAAATAACAACGAGAAAGCGGAGATGACTTTCTTTGACCACCTGGAAGAACTACGAGGGCATCTGTTCCGCGCTGCTGTAGCAATTGTGGTGTTTGGTATCATCGGTTGGGTATATACAAATGAAATATTGGATAAAATCGTTTTTGGACCAACCAACAGAGATTTTCCTTCCTATATCGCACTGTGTAAAATCAGCCACGCAACCGGGCTGGGAGACAAGCTTTGTATTGTTCCGGTAGATATCGTATTTCAGAACCATGTGCTGACCGGCCAGATCATGCTCCAATTCAAACTGGCATTTATGGTAGGTTTAGTATTAGGCTTCCCGTATATCTTCTGGGAGTTCTGGCGTTTTGTAAAGCCTGCACTGAAGGAAAGAGAAGTAAGAGGAGCAAGAGGAATTATCTTCTGGGTATCTTTCCAGTTCTTTCTGGGTATCTGCTTCAGTTATTTCCTGATGGCGCCATTTACTATCAACTTCCTGGCGGGTTATACTGTAACGACCAAAGCAGTCAACCAGTTCTTCATAGATGACTACTTCGACCTGATGACCCAGATCGTGATCGGTATGGGGGTATTATTCGAGTTGCCGGTACTCATCTTCTTCCTCACGAAGATCGGATTGATTACGCCAACCTTCCTGCGTACTTACCGTCGTCATGCAATCGTGATCATCCTGGTGCTTGCAGCAGTAATCACACCACCTGACGTAATTGACCAGCTGATTGTATTTACTCCTTTATATTTGCTGTATGAAATCAGTATCTATATCTCTGTCAGAGCACTGAAAAATATGGAGGATAAAGAAAAAGAACCGGAAATAGAAGAGTGGTCCTGA